A window of Glycine soja cultivar W05 chromosome 13, ASM419377v2, whole genome shotgun sequence genomic DNA:
ACTCAACAACTTTGGTGGAGATGGTACAATTTACTTGACTTCTGAATGGCTCTCCCTCAATCAGAAGAGGCACACTTATGGCAGAATTCAAATGGGCTTTTGGGAGTTAAATCTAAGGAATGGTGGCCAGTGGGATGGTAAGTAATTATGTGGGTGATCTGGATGCAGagaaatgatattgttttttaaGGGAAACTGTTTGATATTGAGCAAGTGTggcataaaattttgttcttcacTTGGTCTTGACTTAAATCATCTCAAAAGGACTTTTGTTTTAGCTTTCAACAGTGGCAAGCGAATCCTAGATTCTGCATCTCAGTTTTATTTTGcaatgtttgttttttatgattgttAGCGAAGCTAGTATGTTAGAAAGACATTGTATCCTCTCTTATGCAGTGCATGGTTGTATAAGGACAGCCTCATTTTACTTTGTTAGACTTAATTTCAAGGTGATGAAAGGTGTTTGAACTGTTTCATGGGCCACCCGGGAAACCTACAACATGCATGGTATATGTGCCTTAATATTCTGAGCCTGTTTTAAATTGTGAACTTTTTAACCCGTCCTGCTTAACCCATGGGCTTCGCAGGCCCGTGAGCTTTTTATAATCTAATATAAAAATTGGTATTATAGTAATAAATAAGGGAtgtaaataaagtataaataaataaaaataaaaaatataaagtttaagTGTTTTCTATATGATTCAATAGTTGGTGAatgatgatataatattttgatttagtatagaattatatattaagtaaaTATCATGTAAAAATGCTTTTTTGGTAGCTTTAAGATGCAAATTATTTTACCATTTCaggcaaataattttttattagattattcataattagtttttaaaatgatttaaaatggatcaaattttacattttaaaatttaattttgtttttcttttttaactttttttgtcAAATGTGGGTCTGCCGGCTAAGCTCACAAACTATGCGGAGCAGGTgtgagtttgaaaaaaaatgaactcatTAAGAATGCAAACTTCACATGTTGTGGGCTTTGTGGAGCGGGCGGAGCGGGCTTACCTGCTTGCCTAACTCTAGCTAGGGTGCACAAGGATCCCATGCCAAAGTTTTTCTTACCCTTAGATATATTGCTTTTTTAATCAAAGGCCaagatttttacattttttttcttctattcctCCTTTTCCCACATTGTCCTTTTGTCCCCATCTCTCTCACTCATCAATAACAAGCACATTACACTCTCCACCAAGAGCTGCCTTTGTGGGCACCACTGTAACCACAACAATGGCGACGCGAAGGAAGCCAAGTACAGTGAAACAATGACGAAATCACCACGAAGTACTAGAAAATCCACCACCAACCAACACCGTGAATCCACCGCAAGCCACTATCATGAACCAACAACAAGCACCATCACGACGATGGAAACAACAATGATTCTCCCTCTTAGATCTGGATAGAtttaaaccaaaccaaaccaacaACAAAACACAACACAATATCTCTCTATCTTGTGCACGATATCCATTTGGTGCAAAAGGAGCGGAGAATGATGGGGTTGAGGGGAGGAGAATGACATCTGGGTGTTGGAGAGGTGACGATGGCATGCCGTCGATTTCGTGCTCGACCTTGATGACAACAAGTGCGAGCCTAGATACACAatggtgttttttattttgtagatataaaaaaagtgttgtatttttttagtttctgattTAATAAAGGATCAGATTTTGATTTCTAGATCTAACAAAGAGAAGTAGAGCCATTGTCTCCACCGTTGCAGTGGTTTCGCCTTTGCCGCATGTCTTCATTGGCTTCATTCAATGTCATCATTGTGGTGGTTGCAGGGATCTCGCCTTCGTTGTCTCTTAGTGGCGATgacacaaattattataaactatattttatactccaaaattaaatttattatcatgatcaaactataaatattatataatcatttattagtataaattattttatggacattatcattaaataactaagaaaactcttatttttcaaaactaaataaaaaagctatcaaatgattataaataagtCTAATATAGATGTAAAAACACATAAATATTGCATCATATCAAGATCAATATGATAATAATTAGTTGTTATATATTGttatcaagataaaaaaattataagatcatATTAAATGTTATTCAATAATtaactattaataatttaacatgttattgaaactataaaaataaataacaaaaaaaaaaacttcatagttAGGTCAAACCAAGCCAACTCGATCCAGATCACCTAAATTTACCAAACCCCATCAGGCCAGACCAGACCACTTGCCTTTTCGATCCTACACCCTAAGCGGATTGCCTAGGGCACCAGGTCCTGGGCCAGGGCCAGGGCCAGtccaatttttataaatatgaccTTACCTTTTCTTATCTACCaaactaaattaattcaaatatttcttcttttccaCTATGTTTCACATTTTCCTCTTTCCCTCTTTAGGGTTGATGTTTTAAGGGATTAAGATAGAACAATGTAGTGCAATACTAATCAGGTAACATTGGTGAATTGAGTATCAAACTGGAAGCAAATACTAAATCCTATGCAGGTAAACTTCAATCAGATAACAACAGAGAAGAGGCATGCCCAACAACTGGAAAAACAAAGCACGAGACGAGCAAAAGAAATTGCAACAATAGTCTACTCATTTAGCTTGTCAAAGATGAAAACTTCGTTTGACTGTTGAGTATACTGATAACTATACGAATAACAAGTCTCAAAATTATACAGAAAAACCCAAATGTTGTTAATCCCCTCCATCCAATTATGAGACCAGAAAGCACTATTAAATTGTTGGGGTCAGGCTTACAAAATGTAGCGTAACCTATGATACTATATTTTCACAAATCTTGAATTTAATTTCTTGAGCCTATTTGCATTATCAGTCACATTACTTTTCTATACTGTGCAGGGTCATCTATCATACTTAACCTGTTTACCATCCTCGTCTAATATAGCTTCTATATTATGTTTAGAAGCATTCTTCCCTTTACCAGCATCATGGTTTTCAGGTGACCCGGGGAACGTGTCTTCCTTCGATTTTCCGACATTATTCAACACCTCTTCAGTTGTTGTCTGAAGGTCTAAAGGAGTAGCTGCTGGATCCAACTCTCGACAGCCCTTTGGAGCATTATGAGCTTCTTGCCCGGTAAGCAAGTAATTAGGAACCTGATGAGAGAATCGAAATATCTCCACTTTAGGAATCTTTCTTCCCTGATCATGGCTGTGCCTGTGAAACACTGTCCTAAAAGCATCAACTTTAACAAGTGGTGAGACCAATAAACCTTCCTCTTCATTGAAATCTTCAAGCACTTCCACCATATCATACTTGTGTATCACTTCATCTAGAGTATTTTCATTCCAATCAGGAGACCAGTTTCTATAGAGAGCCCAGACTTCCCCCTTCCTAGGAAAGATGCGAACAACTCCTCTGGTGCCTTTTGTCCACCTTACCTTGTGTGAAAAGGAATTTAACGATTCAGTTATTTCATGCTTGCCAGTCCTGAAATCCCCACAGGTTTTGTAAAAACCAGAACCTACCCAATCTATTGGGCCCAATTCACTGTTGCTTCGAGAGTTAAGCCAACTGATTCGCATTCTAAATGGCTTTGTGGAAACCACCTTGTGAATTCTAGCATAATAGCGAGGCattccatcatcatcatcataagcTGCCCAGACCTGGTCCTCCGCAAAAGAATTTTCAGTTCTGTCCAAGTCAAAATTGTGAAAATCGGGATCTGGAACGTTGATTGTAACATAGgctgccttttccttttcagtATCATCAGATTTGACTGGGATAGAATCACTGTCCACATGCCTGTTACCATTAATAGTGGAACCTTTCTCTGGACCAGTTGTTTTGTCATTGAATgtgcttttctttctcttgtttccTTTGTCCTTTTTTGTAATCTTAGCTTCAGCCATTGATCTCCACTCTTgaagtttcttgaaaatttcAGTCTGAGCCTTATAAATCAACATATTTCGTAATTCAAACAACGACAACTCTTTTGTGCTGTAATGCTTACGAGTACCTGAAAAAACATGAATCCTTTCTGTTCCCATGTTAGCTTTTCCTGATTCATTAAAATTGCCCAAACTGCTTGATCCATCTCTCATGGTCATATGATTTGTATTGTACATGTAAATATCATCTGTCCTTATTTTCTTCATAGGTTTTTTGGCATTACTAAAAGGACCATCAGACCTCTTATGCAAATGACTCCTCTCCCATGCAGCAATTGATTCTCTTCTTGTCTCACTTGACAGCTGCTTAACATCTGCAGCAGAAACAGAAGATGATCCATCTTTTTTAACAAAGCCAGCCATTTTGGAGTGAGGACCAAACTGGAAATTTGTGTTATCAAAAGAAGATATGCCTATAGGACCGCTGGATTGTAAATTTTGAGAAACTGCAACAGTTCTTCCTGGATTCACAGGGTGATTCCTTCCAACATTGGGATGTTGCCGAGAAGACTTCTGATGATGTTGCCGAGAAGACCAACTAGATGACTTAAAAACGTTGGGAGGGGGACCCTTCTCTATAGCCACAAAAGCTTGTTTGCAATTGGGACATAAAAGGGTTTGATTCAAATATGTCCTGAGATACTCATAATGTGTCTTGCATTTATTACAGATAGTCCAAAAGGTACCAACATTTGTATGTGGAGGAGGAATGGAGGGTGGATGTGGATGTGCCCGAGCATCATTATTTCCAGTTCTAATGCTTGAAGTAGCATTCttgttatgttttttataaccatttgaacTGGGTGcttttgattgagtcccgacaTGGTTGGGAGCATTATGCTGAAATCCTTCCAATCTCCTGTTCTGGTTATATGCTAGTCTTTTGACCTTATCTGATAGTAAACTCCATGCCTCTGAAACAAGCTTGAATGCACCTTCTGCACCTGGAGACTTGTTTTTATCAGGGTGAAGATTTAGAGCCAGCTTTCTGTACTGCTTCCTAACCGTCTCTTCATCAGCATATGGATACACTCCAAGTATACCATACCAATCCATTTCTCCATGTATTTTATTCTCGGCACAGATATAAACATCAAGTGTTGTTAGCAACTGGGAAAGACCCTCCAGTGCAGGAAACAAATTTAGAGCCTTGAGAGCAAACTTTTTTGCACCAGCATATTCCCTTTCAGTAAATTTCCTCTCTGCTATTTCTTTGGCCCTGGCAGCCTCATCTTTGTTGCATTCCATGTTTTCCCAGTCGTCTCAGGCTCAGCTCTTAATATGTTGCTTCCTCACGTAGCTAAAATACAAAAGACTTTAACCATCAGTGTTGGATTCCATAAAACCCTTGTTTGATGAACCTTCAATTGTGCACCAGAACCAcagaaggaaaaaatgaaacatgCTACAAAAATTCTTAAGATCCAAGTAGTGGATCAACAATTATAAGTAaaccaaaaattcaaaattgtgtCACAGATATTCaaaactattaataaaaaaacctatGGTGGTaagtaattcaaaattttcttacCATCTAGGATAAGACCAATGGTCAAGTTTTCTATCATCCAAGATTCCTTTCAAATGCTATAGGTTCCAAAACCTAATTATATGGCAGATTTCACAaggtcattttaaaaaatgagatcCTATACAACTTCTCAACATAAAGTGTTTACTCAGGAACAGGAAGTGCATTTAttcttcaaaatattgaaaGTTTAAACATCTTGGAAAATAAATAGACAATAAGTATTCACCATTTTATATCTTCTAAATATCTTGGCAATCCAATCCCCAGTCAATGGtcatcaaaaccaaaagagaaggaaagttttaaaaaatttattgaactCTGGGTAAACACAAACTGAAGATTCCAAAGAATGGAGTAAAAAGAAAACGACCAAAATTTAAACATCAATATGTTAAATATCATACATCTCAATTCTAACATTTCAACAAAACACGAAACttgaaaatgttaaatttaatgagtaaaaatgaaaacttaTTCTCTAAGTTTTGTTTGATTCATGGTAGTTAATAGTGTGCAATAGCAGCAGGCGTTGTGGCACCCTGCCGCTCCTCCAAGGGTCACAGAGTCGTACCTGGCCGTCACGACTGGAGCAGCAGTTTTCACTGCCAAAATTGCAGATAATGGCAGCTGGTTGCGCCACCACAGTTCTACAGCTTCTATTGACCGTTCCACTCTCAAAGTTGCACTTGCTGCTAGTGGGTCAGAGAAGAGAGATGACCCAATCACAACCCTAACTCTAAACAACAAtgtaatgtgttttttttaaaaaaaaaaactattaaatttgGCAACTTGCCCGTTTAGGGACAATATCACAATATCAAACTACATTTCAAAACTCGAGGTAGCTAGCTAGCATCATGGACCACGGATTCAAAAGTaccaaatttgaaaattcagcaaaaaaaaaaaagaacaccataacaaatatatttaaaataaataaacaaaaccacAAAATTGAACATGTTGATTAAGATCACAAATCATCCAAGTAACACAACTCATGGCATAAACGAagggaataaaaaaaagaaacggGACCTCGCCATTTCAGAGAGTAAAGAAGAGCGCCATGGATCTACAGGGACATGCATTTTTCAAACGACACGTAACGATCGAAATTCGGAGGTGGAAATTCCGCAATCGGATCCAGTGCGCGTTGAACTGAAACCCTAGACCGAATCGCTACCCGAATCCGAAGAGCAAGATTTTTGCGCGGTAACGAAGAGAAGGACAGTAAAGTAAAAGTAAAGTAAAGAAAAtggaatgaaaattaaaaagtgaaatTACCAGATTGGAGAGAGGAGGCAGTGTGTGGAATTTGAATCAGAGAAGACCATCACCATGCACAGCACAAAATGACCTATCTGTCAAAACACCATCCGAAGAAGAATCTCTAACTGCTCCCGAATACTTGAGAAAATGGCAAGTTTTGAGCCCttttgttttcctcttttttattcttaaccCAAACACCcctttttttataatgtatcGGGACCATAAACCTTAACTAGGGTTAATTTTTAACTCGTGGTTTTAGATTATagcttaataataataacaacttcAGTTCTCAAGCATTGAATGTCTATTTTACAATAACTATGTGAAACTTGAATGAGAAAATAAAGTGATATTAAAGTTAATCATAAtacatcttttcattttttttaatttagacatcaattcacttaaaaaaaggaaatctaatttatatattatatatcctaAATTGATGAAAATACTATATAAACTTAACTTATTTTCAATCAGATAGatacatttttattcttaatatacaTAAACACACTTTAGGAAAGgtaaattcaagtaaaattttccAATTAAATCTATCTATCcatttccttttatattttttcaataaattaatggtttgtatttttttcataaaaatatatacttgcaaaaaaaaatgtgttgtatAAATATTAAGAGTTTTCATGAATTGGATTGGTTTGAGATTAGGAAAAAGTTAAActtaaattgattatatttaatttggtaGGTTTGGTTTGAgttttgaaattgttttaattaacacaaataaaaaattaatcaatctaATCAAGATTGAGTTAATTAAGATTGGGTTAGTTTAGTATGACGCATCAAGTTGAAATATAATTGACTTGATTTAGATTTAtagtgaaaataattaattaaccaaataaatatgaactaatttaattaattttatttgtattgtaGGGTTCATAGGATCAATTTGATCCAAAGAACTctcttaataaatatatttcttgttattgttttaagaataaaataatcatatgttTTAAATGGttcaaagaaagaaatttttttaattgtataatatTGCACACTTTcaattcaattatattattCTAAGGTTCAGATTAACAGTGTGATTTAGTTCTTATTATAAGGTTCAATCTAATATGTCTCTTGCATTGGGTGTGTAGGAAACCTCGACCAGTATAACTATTTAGAAAGTCATTTTTTCATATGGGATTTTGAATCCACATTTGATGTTCACCTTCATTCTTTACTCTCCTTCTCTTTGTCTCTTTGTCTCTATTGTGAAACCCCAAATACAAGATGAAGTTGTGGTAGGTAAGCTATGTTTTCTGGTAAttgcaattttaattttctccttCTCACAACTAAtaaattttcttcttctcacaACTGATAAAGTATGGTTTGGGTGTTTTGCATTTTAGGGAATCTCCTCTTTTGTTGTACCGTGAGTCAGTTTTGTTACCATTgtcacttttgattttttgttttgttttgtagatatgtttttaatttgttgtgtATAAAGGAAGAGAAACTTATGTTGTCAGGATTTTTTATGTGATTGGGTGTATTTTGATCATTTAAAGGTTTCTgttgttttttatttgctttGCTTGATTACCTATTCTGCCATTTTGATATTTTGCTTATTGTGGTTTGGAAGTATTTCTTTGATTGTTTGTTAGGTATGCTGGTGTTTGTTAAATATGTGGTGTTGTTGAATGCTCTACGATTAATGGCATGATATATGTTTTTGGCAGTCATTGGACAGCAACGAATTTAACACAATCAAGTATGAATATGGTTTTTGTATTGGCAATTAGATGATAGCTACTGTTTTTGTTACTTTGACAgtatcaaatttttaaatgttcTGATCAGTCAGGTCCTAATGTGtaactatatatatttaaatttatggaaTTTTTTGTGATGTTTGTTGACCTAtctcctttatgattataaactCTGAAATTTCTCATTCCTTGTGCATAACAAGTGCTTTGTTTGGTCTTGAAAAATCATTTTCTGGTAGTGGGTTTGGGGAACCAAAGAGTTCATGGTTGATGTTGTGTGCAAGGTATCATTTTACATTGGTAGTCATTAGAATTATATGTTGTGTTATTGAATGTTGTAGTTCACGGTTCAACCAATGTTATGCCCCTACCTTGGACTATTATTGAGATGAACAATAATGTCAAATGACATTAATTTGCAACctgcaaaaggaaaagaaaaattaataaaaaagtaaaacatatAATTTGTATGCCTAACTTACTGtcgtaaattaattttatgtcatggcagagaaaaataaataaattcttggagtataagttttaatttgttttttttttcttctcaaactTTGTTGGTCTTTACTAAGTAAACTAAATACTTCCTAAGTTTAAGCTATTATTTTTGGTATGTTAAGATTTGGTATCATTCATGGCATTCATTTATAATGAGTTATTTGTAGTAGTTTTCCTGTCTTAACTATTTACGTACATATTACTAAATATTAGTGATGTTGCAGCTGTTTTTGCTTTTCTATTGCATACTCCTTTTCTCATGTCTAATAACTACAAACAAAACGAAACAGAAATTGATGATATGAAGCTCAAAAGTGAGAGGAAAGAACAAGAGAAGAAAGCAGAGTTGAATTCGTTTCAGGCGATACACAACCAGAAACTATAACCACACTCCCACGAGCAAGAGATGAAGAAaccatatattaatttatttatatttttttttttgcaaatgttgtattgattatataattttttaatgtcttaCAATGTGCATGGCCGTGTGCATAAGTTAtacgtttttttattaatgttgtaaTTTCAGTTAATTTCCTATTTTCACATGTTAATATTTACATCTAAATTGATAGATAGAAAAACACGAATAAAATACAATACGCGTGAATgacttttttcacaaaaaatacattaacatATCAATTACTATAAAATCATActtttcattaataatttagTATCTTTTacaattcattattttaatatttggtacaaatatgatgtttttatttaacaaataaaatgtgaataaaatataacaaatgagATGATTATTTTTATGAAGTACGTACCGAGGGAGCCGTGCCTCTctaaatttttcaaataataaaaaaagtaaaagttaaatataattaataaaaaaaatgatagaataaaaaaattaataatataaaaatagtggATAGTTAATGTAAGtaagaagaaaattttaaaatttaagaaatgatttaaagataaaattatccaataaaatgtatatattaagagaaatttaaacttaacttataacatgaaaaatttattttaaagtctccttaaaatttgaattggaagaaagtatgttttattatagttttagaactttttaattattgttatacttattttaacataatttttttctcttattatcTATTGACTTAACTACTTtaatgaatgttttttttatctaatcaaattttaattttttttcttgtttaggtttaattaaggatcagtttgtttaaacttatttgttgaaataagtgtttattttaataaaataaataactttttatttttttaggatatttatctaaatttttttgcttaaaaataattttctgctTATTTTAACAGGCAAAtcttatttgtttcttaaaaaaacatttatataaaagtgtttcttataaaattatttcaaaaaaaaaaaaacaaactcaccctaaatgacataaacaaaaagttaattcaaaattttgtttcaaaatttttgcatcatatttaaaattgaaaatcttaaaaaattatagatacaCTTTGTTCTGTCCTTGTATTAAGAAGATGAAAAGAACTAAATCAGCATTATTGCTATTATCCTTTCTATTTATCCTAATGTATAGAATATTTTTTACCCAA
This region includes:
- the LOC114382219 gene encoding uncharacterized protein LOC114382219, coding for MECNKDEAARAKEIAERKFTEREYAGAKKFALKALNLFPALEGLSQLLTTLDVYICAENKIHGEMDWYGILGVYPYADEETVRKQYRKLALNLHPDKNKSPGAEGAFKLVSEAWSLLSDKVKRLAYNQNRRLEGFQHNAPNHVGTQSKAPSSNGYKKHNKNATSSIRTGNNDARAHPHPPSIPPPHTNVGTFWTICNKCKTHYEYLRTYLNQTLLCPNCKQAFVAIEKGPPPNVFKSSSWSSRQHHQKSSRQHPNVGRNHPVNPGRTVAVSQNLQSSGPIGISSFDNTNFQFGPHSKMAGFVKKDGSSSVSAADVKQLSSETRRESIAAWERSHLHKRSDGPFSNAKKPMKKIRTDDIYMYNTNHMTMRDGSSSLGNFNESGKANMGTERIHVFSGTRKHYSTKELSLFELRNMLIYKAQTEIFKKLQEWRSMAEAKITKKDKGNKRKKSTFNDKTTGPEKGSTINGNRHVDSDSIPVKSDDTEKEKAAYVTINVPDPDFHNFDLDRTENSFAEDQVWAAYDDDDGMPRYYARIHKVVSTKPFRMRISWLNSRSNSELGPIDWVGSGFYKTCGDFRTGKHEITESLNSFSHKVRWTKGTRGVVRIFPRKGEVWALYRNWSPDWNENTLDEVIHKYDMVEVLEDFNEEEGLLVSPLVKVDAFRTVFHRHSHDQGRKIPKVEIFRFSHQVPNYLLTGQEAHNAPKGCRELDPAATPLDLQTTTEEVLNNVGKSKEDTFPGSPENHDAGKGKNASKHNIEAILDEDGKQVKYDR